One region of Spiroplasma endosymbiont of Asaphidion curtum genomic DNA includes:
- a CDS encoding integrase core domain-containing protein, whose product MKYIVPKNDLADLKAKLQSWMTTIYHEKYYHKAKKWVSKYLNLCTNLYMNNTDKISVNKLIKKYFRGSKMTFYIWAKKIINGYYQGNFYELQFKSTTPKNIKYQFSLETRKQICDYYFDYKFVGAGGVLSLYHNIHQKNVYDIDTNNVPKSINTFYRWIKQDKRYGEIKTQMKKAKRHFKRYEVSDIGLLQMDAKVFTDKNFPIAKYRLYVYDFIDEKTRIAFGYAYDSLGTNNAINAMQRAMKDFSELGITIKRIRTDNAPEFTTTNWSNKKTYKVKERPFTTFLSKNGIIHETTPIRSPQSNGKIERFHRNYTSLFWFKKCDFEIKFDVKQLQIHLNEWYAFYNFKRKHKSLNYKTPFETLNKFIIAK is encoded by the coding sequence ATGAAGTATATTGTGCCTAAAAATGATTTAGCAGATTTAAAAGCTAAATTACAATCTTGAATGACTACGATTTATCATGAGAAATATTATCATAAAGCAAAAAAATGAGTAAGTAAATATCTCAATTTGTGTACCAACTTATATATGAATAATACAGATAAAATATCTGTAAATAAATTGATTAAAAAATATTTTCGTGGTAGTAAAATGACATTTTATATTTGAGCTAAAAAAATTATTAATGGTTATTATCAAGGCAACTTTTATGAATTACAATTTAAATCAACAACACCAAAAAATATTAAATATCAATTTTCATTAGAAACCAGAAAACAAATTTGTGATTATTACTTTGATTACAAATTTGTAGGTGCGGGCGGTGTATTATCACTTTATCATAATATTCATCAAAAAAATGTATATGATATCGATACAAATAATGTCCCCAAATCAATTAATACTTTTTATCGTTGAATTAAACAAGACAAACGCTATGGAGAAATAAAAACGCAAATGAAAAAAGCAAAACGGCATTTTAAGCGTTATGAAGTTTCAGATATTGGACTACTGCAAATGGATGCTAAAGTGTTTACTGATAAAAATTTTCCTATTGCTAAGTATAGATTATATGTTTATGATTTCATTGACGAAAAAACAAGAATTGCTTTTGGATATGCGTATGATAGTTTAGGAACCAATAATGCCATTAATGCCATGCAAAGAGCAATGAAAGATTTTAGTGAACTTGGCATAACAATTAAACGCATTCGCACTGATAATGCTCCGGAATTTACTACTACTAATTGAAGTAATAAAAAAACATACAAAGTAAAAGAAAGGCCTTTTACAACCTTTCTTTCAAAAAATGGAATTATCCATGAAACTACACCAATACGTTCTCCTCAAAGCAACGGAAAGATTGAACGGTTTCACCGTAATTATACTAGTTTATTTTGGTTCAAAAAATGTGATTTTGAAATAAAATTTGATGTTAAACAATTACAAATTCATTTGAATGAGTGGTACGCATTTTATAATTTCAAGCGAAAACATAAAAGCTTGAATTACAAAACTCCATTTGAAACTTTAAATAAATTTATTATTGCAAAATAA
- a CDS encoding Cof-type HAD-IIB family hydrolase has protein sequence MKIKIIFIDIDGTLFNDNHCLTEFNKEMCIAAQKQGIIVVINTGRITSNAISIAKQINAHKFKSFVVANNGVHIYSFKDKKLIFNGNINNDFAKTVYRWVDNKGFKCQLYTEDGSFVNHIGENSSYWADVMQTKYTVLNNVDDLIGDIARILIIAKTITSQVASQELINEFNEKFSHLDIKEYRPGIYEITLPKMSKGYGVTYICDLLGISSSDAMAFGDSYNDQWLMQAVGHPVAMDNSVEIIKELSNYICQSNNENGVGNMINKHILK, from the coding sequence ATGAAAATAAAAATTATTTTTATTGATATTGATGGGACTTTGTTTAATGATAATCATTGTCTAACTGAATTTAATAAGGAAATGTGTATTGCAGCGCAAAAGCAAGGTATTATTGTTGTTATTAATACGGGAAGAATTACTAGTAATGCTATTAGCATTGCTAAACAGATTAATGCTCATAAATTTAAAAGTTTTGTTGTTGCTAATAATGGTGTTCATATTTATTCATTTAAAGATAAAAAATTAATTTTTAATGGAAATATTAATAATGATTTTGCTAAAACGGTTTATCGTTGAGTTGATAATAAAGGTTTTAAATGTCAATTGTATACTGAAGATGGTTCTTTTGTTAATCACATTGGAGAAAATTCTAGTTATTGAGCTGATGTTATGCAAACAAAATATACAGTATTGAATAATGTTGATGATTTAATTGGTGATATTGCTCGGATTCTTATTATTGCTAAAACTATTACTAGTCAAGTTGCTTCTCAGGAATTAATTAATGAATTTAATGAAAAATTTTCGCATTTAGATATTAAAGAGTATCGGCCAGGAATATATGAAATAACATTGCCAAAAATGAGTAAAGGTTATGGTGTTACATATATTTGTGATTTATTAGGAATTAGTTCTAGCGATGCAATGGCTTTTGGTGATTCATATAATGATCAATGATTAATGCAAGCAGTGGGTCATCCAGTGGCAATGGATAATTCAGTTGAGATTATTAAGGAATTATCTAATTATATTTGTCAAAGTAATAATGAAAATGGTGTTGGTAATATGATTAATAAACACATTTTGAAGTAA
- the trxA gene encoding thioredoxin — protein sequence MVIKTDLSKFDEVVKTGKVIIDFYADWCGPCKMLAPIFEQLSNEMKEVSFVKVNVDESQELAQRFNISSIPTLLIFDDGQLKRTLNGYKSKEELKTVLS from the coding sequence ATGGTTATTAAAACAGATCTAAGTAAGTTTGATGAAGTTGTTAAAACTGGTAAAGTTATTATTGATTTTTATGCTGATTGATGTGGACCTTGTAAAATGTTAGCACCAATTTTTGAACAATTATCTAATGAAATGAAAGAAGTTTCTTTTGTTAAAGTTAATGTTGATGAATCACAAGAATTAGCACAAAGATTTAATATCAGTTCAATTCCGACATTATTAATTTTTGACGATGGTCAATTGAAAAGAACTCTAAATGGTTATAAGTCCAAAGAAGAATTAAAAACGGTTTTAAGTTAA